A single genomic interval of uncultured Desulfobacter sp. harbors:
- the rplL gene encoding 50S ribosomal protein L7/L12, which yields MTKDDVIEFISNMSVLELSELIKELEDKFGVSAAAPVAFAAGAMPAGGDAGGAAEEEKTEFDVILEAAGDKKINVIKEVRAITGLGLKEAKALVEEAPKAVKEGVAKEEADKVKEQLEGAGAQVSVK from the coding sequence ATTACTAAAGATGATGTAATTGAATTTATTTCAAATATGAGCGTTCTGGAGCTTTCCGAACTGATTAAGGAACTTGAAGACAAATTCGGTGTGTCTGCAGCTGCGCCTGTTGCCTTTGCTGCAGGTGCCATGCCTGCCGGCGGAGATGCTGGTGGTGCTGCAGAAGAAGAGAAAACAGAATTTGACGTCATCCTTGAAGCTGCCGGTGACAAAAAGATTAATGTAATTAAGGAAGTTCGTGCTATCACCGGGCTCGGGCTTAAAGAAGCCAAGGCACTTGTTGAAGAAGCGCCCAAAGCTGTAAAAGAAGGTGTTGCCAAGGAAGAGGCAGACAAAGTTAAAGAACAGCTTGAGGGTGCCGGTGCCCAAGTGTCTGTAAAGTAG
- the rplA gene encoding 50S ribosomal protein L1, whose protein sequence is MPKRSKKHNEALSKVDRMVQYGPKDALEIAVSSSYAKFDETVDVAVRLGVDPRHADQMVRGTVVLPNGLGKEVKVLVFAKGEKEQEALDAGADFIATDEIVEKIKDGWFGFDKAIATPDMMGTVGKLGRVLGPRGLMPNAKTGTVTFELAKAINEVKAGKIDFRVEKAGIVHVPVGKISFGAEKLLENVTVFLDKIVSLKPAASKGTYLKSISVSSTMGPGIKVDPLLIK, encoded by the coding sequence ATGCCTAAGCGGAGTAAAAAACATAACGAAGCACTGAGCAAAGTGGACAGAATGGTTCAGTATGGACCCAAAGATGCCCTGGAAATTGCTGTATCTTCCAGTTATGCAAAATTTGACGAAACGGTTGATGTCGCCGTAAGGCTGGGGGTTGACCCGCGGCATGCAGATCAGATGGTTCGCGGAACCGTTGTTCTGCCCAATGGACTGGGTAAAGAGGTGAAAGTCCTGGTGTTTGCCAAAGGTGAAAAAGAACAAGAAGCCCTTGATGCAGGTGCAGACTTCATTGCCACAGACGAGATCGTTGAGAAAATCAAGGATGGCTGGTTCGGGTTTGATAAAGCAATCGCTACACCAGACATGATGGGTACCGTTGGTAAACTTGGACGAGTTCTTGGCCCAAGGGGACTTATGCCCAATGCAAAAACCGGTACCGTAACATTTGAGCTTGCCAAGGCTATTAACGAAGTCAAAGCCGGTAAGATCGATTTCAGAGTTGAAAAAGCCGGTATCGTACATGTTCCTGTTGGAAAGATATCTTTTGGTGCTGAAAAACTGTTGGAAAATGTAACCGTTTTTCTTGATAAAATTGTCTCTCTCAAGCCTGCTGCAAGTAAAGGAACCTATCTGAAATCCATTAGTGTATCTTCAACAATGGGTCCTGGTATCAAGGTAGATCCTTTGTTGATCAAATAA
- the rplK gene encoding 50S ribosomal protein L11, whose amino-acid sequence MAKKVMTQIKLQVEAGKANPSPPIGPALGQHGVNIMDFCKAFNAKTANDAGQIIPVVITVYQDRSFSFITKTPPASRLLLAAAKLSKGSGEPNRDKVGKVTRDQVVAIAETKKTDLNASDIDAAVRIIEGTARSMGIEVV is encoded by the coding sequence ATGGCAAAAAAAGTAATGACACAGATTAAGCTTCAGGTTGAAGCCGGCAAAGCAAATCCGTCTCCCCCCATTGGTCCGGCTCTGGGGCAGCACGGTGTCAACATCATGGATTTCTGTAAGGCGTTTAACGCTAAGACTGCTAATGATGCGGGACAGATTATTCCTGTCGTTATCACTGTGTATCAGGACAGGTCTTTCAGCTTCATAACCAAAACCCCGCCTGCTTCAAGATTGCTTTTGGCTGCAGCCAAGCTTTCTAAGGGGTCTGGAGAGCCGAATCGTGATAAAGTAGGTAAGGTGACAAGAGACCAGGTTGTTGCTATTGCAGAAACCAAAAAAACGGATTTGAACGCCTCGGATATTGATGCTGCCGTGAGAATTATTGAAGGCACAGCCAGGAGTATGGGAATAGAAGTCGTTTAA
- the secE gene encoding preprotein translocase subunit SecE, whose protein sequence is MSRLQKKKPQSEKRKRVVEAGGETGVAVKSTVAGKPVQSSSAARSEKPVDQSGTDNIFARTAEFFREVKVELKKVVWPTRKQTTGTTVVVVVFVFIVAVFLGIFDYSLSKLVQVILT, encoded by the coding sequence ATGTCGAGATTACAGAAAAAAAAACCTCAAAGTGAAAAACGAAAACGAGTTGTTGAAGCTGGTGGTGAGACGGGTGTTGCTGTAAAATCGACTGTAGCAGGTAAACCGGTGCAGTCATCGTCTGCTGCCAGGTCTGAAAAACCGGTGGATCAGTCTGGGACAGATAATATTTTTGCAAGGACAGCAGAATTTTTCCGGGAAGTAAAGGTCGAGTTAAAGAAGGTTGTTTGGCCGACCCGGAAACAAACAACCGGAACGACTGTTGTTGTTGTTGTTTTTGTGTTCATTGTTGCTGTTTTTCTGGGAATTTTTGATTACAGTCTGTCCAAGCTTGTCCAAGTTATCCTGACTTAG
- the rplJ gene encoding 50S ribosomal protein L10, with product MLNISQKKELVEKLAKDLGDAEISFLVDYKGLTVSQVTELRAKLREAGAQMAVVKNTLMRLAAKGTGSEVLTDLFKGPNAIILSKDDPVAPAKVISEFLKTNEKIQLKGASLDGKFLSEEDVKQLAKMPSKEELLAKLVYTLNAVPTNFVNVLAGVPRSFLNVLNAVKDQKDAA from the coding sequence ATGCTGAATATTTCCCAGAAAAAAGAACTGGTCGAAAAGCTTGCAAAGGATCTCGGCGATGCAGAGATCTCTTTCTTGGTCGACTACAAGGGTCTGACTGTTTCCCAAGTGACCGAACTTCGCGCAAAACTTCGGGAAGCCGGGGCTCAAATGGCGGTGGTAAAAAATACCTTGATGAGACTGGCGGCGAAAGGGACCGGCTCCGAGGTATTAACGGACCTTTTTAAGGGTCCGAATGCGATTATCCTTTCTAAGGATGATCCTGTGGCGCCTGCCAAGGTTATCTCAGAATTTCTGAAAACCAATGAGAAAATACAACTCAAGGGTGCGTCCCTTGACGGAAAATTTTTAAGCGAAGAAGATGTCAAGCAGCTTGCTAAGATGCCCTCCAAAGAAGAGCTGCTGGCCAAATTGGTATACACTCTCAATGCTGTTCCCACGAATTTTGTCAACGTGCTGGCCGGCGTTCCCAGATCTTTTCTTAATGTGCTTAATGCTGTTAAAGATCAAAAAGATGCAGCGTAA
- the rpmG gene encoding 50S ribosomal protein L33 encodes MDRVLIALACTECKRRNYTTTKNKRKTPDKVEFKKYCKFCNKHLVHKETKIK; translated from the coding sequence GTGGACAGAGTGCTTATTGCTCTTGCCTGTACTGAATGCAAGAGGAGAAATTATACAACGACCAAGAATAAACGCAAGACTCCGGACAAGGTTGAGTTTAAAAAATATTGCAAATTCTGTAATAAACATCTGGTCCACAAAGAGACAAAAATAAAATAG
- a CDS encoding U32 family peptidase → MPDVLKKPELLAPAGNFEKLEIAVHYGADAVYLGGKDFSLRNFSGNFTDSELEDAIKFAEKHQVKVYLTCNIYSRNHEQDSIEAFLERIGNIAPHAVIISDPGIILKAKEIIPHIDIHLSTQANTTNFNAVHFWEQQGITRVNLARELSIEEIKTITSRTTIQTETFVHGAMCMSYSGRCLLSSFLSGRDGNRGLCSHPCRWNYAVMEELRPNEYYPVQEDSRGTYIFNSKDMCLIDHIPELIHAGISSFKIEGRMKGINYLSSVVKTYRNAIDAYIAKPDSYSVRSEWHSELYQIYHRAYCTGFYFGHPDNESKNTLNPGNTHKGKIHSFIGKIIENRGENLYLFDVRNKLMPGDEIEILSPQGPARQTKVMSLTNESGEPVENAKPNTRLLIRIPVQACHNDIIRKI, encoded by the coding sequence ATGCCGGATGTTTTAAAAAAACCTGAGTTGCTTGCACCGGCCGGCAACTTTGAAAAACTTGAAATTGCAGTCCATTACGGGGCCGACGCTGTGTATCTGGGCGGCAAGGATTTCAGTCTGAGGAATTTTTCAGGCAATTTTACAGACAGCGAACTTGAAGATGCCATAAAATTTGCCGAAAAACACCAAGTCAAAGTATATCTGACCTGCAACATTTACTCCCGTAACCATGAGCAGGACAGTATCGAAGCCTTCCTGGAAAGGATAGGCAACATCGCACCCCATGCCGTTATCATTTCAGACCCAGGTATTATCCTAAAGGCCAAAGAGATTATTCCCCATATTGACATCCATTTAAGCACCCAGGCCAATACCACAAATTTCAATGCAGTTCATTTCTGGGAACAGCAGGGCATTACACGGGTAAACCTGGCAAGGGAATTATCCATTGAAGAGATAAAAACCATTACATCGCGCACAACAATCCAGACTGAGACCTTTGTCCACGGCGCCATGTGCATGTCCTACTCAGGCAGGTGTCTTTTGAGCAGTTTTTTAAGCGGCCGGGACGGCAACAGAGGACTGTGCAGCCATCCCTGCCGTTGGAACTACGCTGTCATGGAAGAGCTCCGGCCCAATGAATATTATCCTGTCCAGGAGGACAGCCGCGGCACCTACATCTTTAATTCCAAGGATATGTGTTTGATAGACCACATTCCCGAATTAATCCATGCCGGAATCTCTTCGTTTAAAATTGAGGGCAGGATGAAAGGAATAAATTATCTAAGTTCGGTGGTAAAAACATATCGCAACGCCATTGACGCATATATCGCAAAACCGGATTCTTATTCCGTGCGTTCAGAATGGCATTCAGAGCTTTACCAAATTTATCACAGGGCTTATTGTACCGGGTTCTATTTCGGCCATCCGGATAACGAATCAAAAAACACCTTGAATCCCGGCAATACGCACAAAGGAAAGATTCATAGTTTTATAGGCAAAATCATTGAAAACCGTGGAGAAAACTTATATTTGTTTGATGTTAGAAACAAACTAATGCCTGGCGACGAAATAGAAATCCTAAGCCCCCAGGGCCCGGCACGACAAACCAAGGTGATGTCACTGACGAATGAAAGCGGCGAACCCGTGGAGAATGCGAAACCCAATACCCGCCTGCTAATTAGGATCCCTGTGCAAGCCTGTCACAACGATATTATTCGCAAAATATAA
- a CDS encoding LysM peptidoglycan-binding domain-containing protein: MNIYKLAAFIFALFVITGCQHTHLSANNPHITEQALKAADPQDQCIRQDATKEQLKVKDENQAPEANQGKIDQALELCSGAQNYWEEGNLEDALSSLDAAYALMLEIETDDNSELNQQKEDIRYLISKRVLEIYASRQIIVTGHHDAIPITLNHHVNAEIKRLTGPERKFFIRSLNRSCRYRPFIVQELRKSGLPEEISWLPLIESGFKTRALSPARALGLWQFIPSTGNKFGLSRDHYIDERMDPEKATRAAIDYLKELHNLFGDWTTAIAAYNCGEYRVLKTIRKQKLNYLDNFWDLYQSLPRETARYVPRFLATVHIVKNLEKYNITIDKPLKPIEYKPLTVKKQVRLSEIAKAINVDNDILVSLNPELRHQVLPPEPYTIKIPVNHADRFMAKIDTIKTNYRQSPQYTYYRIRKGDTLSGIARKFRTSVNAIARSNKISKKSCISIGKVLKIPGSQYKASSNTTLSAGKNSKKIIYTVRSGDNLWLIARKFSTTTKQIKAINKLSGTRLSIGQRLTIVTGYKGKDTNLSRYKVKSGDSPVRIAKKHNMSLNRLLSLNHLNKRSKIYPGQSLLVE, from the coding sequence GTGAATATTTACAAACTGGCCGCATTTATTTTTGCTTTATTCGTGATTACCGGTTGCCAGCACACCCACTTGTCAGCCAACAACCCTCATATAACAGAGCAGGCCCTTAAAGCAGCTGACCCCCAGGACCAGTGCATCCGCCAAGACGCAACAAAAGAACAGCTTAAGGTAAAAGACGAGAATCAAGCCCCGGAGGCCAATCAAGGCAAGATAGACCAAGCCCTTGAACTTTGCAGTGGGGCACAAAATTACTGGGAAGAAGGCAATCTCGAAGACGCATTATCGAGCCTTGATGCGGCCTATGCCCTGATGCTTGAAATTGAGACAGATGACAATTCCGAGCTTAATCAACAAAAAGAAGATATCCGTTACCTTATCTCCAAACGTGTTCTTGAAATTTATGCGTCCCGGCAGATTATTGTAACCGGCCATCATGACGCCATCCCCATCACCTTAAACCATCATGTAAATGCTGAGATAAAACGCTTAACCGGACCCGAACGTAAATTTTTTATCCGTTCGCTTAACCGTTCCTGCCGTTACCGGCCGTTTATTGTTCAGGAACTTAGAAAATCCGGACTGCCTGAAGAGATATCTTGGCTCCCTCTGATTGAAAGTGGTTTTAAAACCAGGGCGTTATCCCCTGCAAGGGCGCTTGGCCTGTGGCAGTTTATACCGTCAACCGGGAATAAGTTCGGATTAAGCCGCGATCATTATATAGATGAACGTATGGATCCTGAAAAAGCAACTAGAGCCGCCATTGACTATCTCAAGGAACTGCATAATCTGTTCGGGGACTGGACCACTGCCATCGCAGCTTACAATTGTGGTGAATACCGTGTACTGAAGACAATTCGCAAACAAAAACTCAACTACTTGGATAATTTCTGGGATCTATACCAGAGCCTCCCCCGGGAAACCGCAAGGTATGTACCAAGATTCCTGGCCACTGTTCATATTGTCAAAAACCTGGAAAAATATAATATCACTATAGACAAACCATTAAAACCGATTGAATACAAGCCTCTTACAGTAAAAAAACAGGTCCGCTTAAGCGAAATTGCAAAAGCAATCAACGTAGATAATGATATACTTGTTTCTCTCAATCCGGAATTGCGTCATCAAGTCCTGCCACCGGAGCCCTACACAATTAAGATACCTGTAAATCACGCAGACCGGTTTATGGCCAAGATAGATACCATTAAAACGAATTACCGCCAGAGCCCCCAGTATACTTACTACCGCATACGAAAAGGAGATACCTTATCAGGCATTGCCAGAAAATTTAGAACATCTGTAAATGCCATTGCCAGATCCAATAAAATTTCAAAAAAAAGCTGTATTTCTATCGGCAAAGTATTAAAAATTCCAGGATCACAATACAAGGCAAGTAGTAACACTACGTTAAGTGCCGGTAAAAATTCAAAAAAAATAATTTATACCGTACGTAGCGGAGACAATCTGTGGCTAATTGCCAGAAAGTTTTCTACGACCACAAAACAGATCAAAGCAATTAACAAATTATCCGGAACCAGACTAAGTATTGGCCAGCGCCTGACGATTGTCACCGGATATAAGGGAAAAGACACAAACCTCTCAAGATATAAAGTTAAATCCGGAGATAGTCCTGTCCGCATTGCAAAAAAACACAATATGAGTTTAAACCGCCTGCTGTCTTTAAATCATTTAAACAAACGAAGCAAAATTTATCCAGGCCAAAGCCTGCTCGTGGAATAA
- a CDS encoding lysine 2,3-aminomutase, producing the protein MYSCQSQEIVSVANAEKYKSYTLRNYRNLRQIDRLSEDQKFAIDVVARVLPFKTNNYVVNELIDWDKLPNDPIFILNFPQRGMLHPHHFNKMAKLLKRGASKKEITDCANQIRMELNPHPAGQMDLNRAYLDGKILPGLQHKYRETVLCFPSQGQTCHAYCTFCFRWPQFIGVEKLRFAMQEAEELVQYLKVHTEVTDVLFTGGDPLIMKTKIFAPYLHKLIRANLPHLKTIRIGTKALSYWPYRFIDDVDADDLIRLFDDVTAAGKHLAIMAHFNSMEELGTDTVRNAIRRIRSTGAQIRTQSPLLRHINDRPESWIALWKQQVNLGCIPYYMFVVRNTGNSYYFNVPLARAWNIFRAAYSRVSGIARTVRGPCMSALPGKVQVLGATQIKDNEVFVLQMIQGRNPEWVLKPFFASFDDQVAWLDDLRPAFDQSRFFYQDELDMLIESNMLTEGVV; encoded by the coding sequence ATGTATTCATGTCAATCCCAAGAAATTGTATCAGTAGCAAATGCAGAAAAGTATAAATCTTATACGCTGCGTAATTACCGCAACCTCAGGCAGATTGATCGTCTTAGTGAAGATCAGAAATTTGCCATTGATGTGGTCGCCAGGGTTTTGCCTTTCAAAACGAACAATTATGTGGTCAATGAGTTGATTGATTGGGACAAATTGCCCAATGACCCGATATTCATACTGAACTTTCCCCAACGAGGGATGCTTCATCCCCACCATTTCAATAAGATGGCCAAACTGCTGAAACGCGGTGCATCCAAAAAAGAAATTACTGATTGCGCCAATCAAATCCGTATGGAGCTTAATCCCCATCCAGCCGGTCAGATGGATCTTAACCGAGCATATCTCGATGGCAAGATTCTCCCCGGTCTGCAGCATAAGTATAGAGAAACAGTGCTCTGCTTCCCGAGCCAGGGGCAAACTTGTCATGCTTATTGTACCTTCTGTTTCCGCTGGCCTCAGTTTATCGGGGTAGAAAAGCTTCGGTTCGCCATGCAGGAAGCAGAAGAACTTGTTCAATATTTGAAGGTCCATACGGAGGTAACGGATGTTCTGTTTACCGGCGGCGACCCGCTTATTATGAAGACTAAAATATTTGCTCCTTATTTGCACAAACTGATTCGTGCCAACCTCCCCCATTTGAAAACAATTCGGATCGGGACAAAAGCGCTTTCTTATTGGCCGTATCGTTTTATTGATGATGTGGATGCGGATGATTTGATTCGTCTGTTTGACGACGTGACTGCCGCTGGAAAACATTTGGCGATAATGGCCCATTTCAATTCTATGGAAGAGCTTGGGACAGATACGGTACGCAACGCCATCCGCCGTATCCGTTCAACCGGGGCGCAGATTCGCACGCAGTCGCCTTTACTTCGGCATATTAACGATAGGCCGGAAAGCTGGATCGCATTGTGGAAGCAACAGGTCAATCTTGGTTGTATCCCTTACTATATGTTTGTTGTCCGCAATACAGGTAACAGTTATTATTTCAATGTTCCCCTTGCCAGGGCCTGGAACATATTTCGCGCAGCTTACAGTCGGGTGAGCGGAATAGCAAGAACCGTTCGAGGACCATGCATGTCGGCTTTGCCCGGCAAGGTGCAGGTTCTGGGAGCCACTCAGATTAAAGACAATGAAGTTTTTGTTTTGCAAATGATTCAGGGTAGAAACCCGGAATGGGTTCTAAAGCCTTTCTTCGCGTCCTTTGATGACCAAGTGGCATGGCTTGATGACTTGCGGCCTGCCTTTGATCAAAGCCGTTTTTTTTACCAGGATGAATTGGATATGCTTATAGAAAGCAACATGCTAACTGAAGGGGTGGTGTAG
- the nusG gene encoding transcription termination/antitermination protein NusG, which yields MSLKWYVVHVYSGHEQKVKLALEEKIQGLKHPEKFGDILIPSENVVELVDGKKRQSSRKFYPGYILVRMHLDNETWHIVSSTAKVTGFLGGKNKPAPITDREAQSIIEKMEQGKEKPQPKYYFEPGDDVRVVDGPFSNFNGTVEEVSPDKEKVKVLVSIFGRATPVELNFIQVTKI from the coding sequence ATGTCTTTAAAATGGTATGTTGTCCACGTTTATTCCGGTCATGAGCAAAAGGTAAAGCTTGCCCTGGAAGAAAAAATCCAGGGGTTAAAACATCCGGAAAAATTCGGGGACATCCTTATTCCATCTGAAAATGTTGTAGAGTTGGTAGATGGAAAAAAAAGGCAGTCTTCTAGGAAGTTTTATCCTGGGTATATTCTTGTGCGTATGCATCTGGATAACGAGACGTGGCATATTGTAAGTTCAACAGCTAAGGTTACCGGTTTTCTTGGTGGAAAAAATAAACCTGCCCCCATAACCGATAGGGAAGCCCAGAGCATTATTGAAAAGATGGAGCAGGGTAAAGAGAAGCCCCAGCCCAAATATTATTTTGAACCGGGCGATGATGTGCGGGTTGTTGATGGGCCTTTTTCTAATTTTAATGGTACTGTCGAAGAAGTGTCTCCGGATAAGGAAAAGGTCAAAGTGTTGGTTAGCATTTTCGGGCGCGCCACTCCAGTCGAATTGAATTTTATACAGGTAACCAAGATTTAG